A section of the Meles meles chromosome 8, mMelMel3.1 paternal haplotype, whole genome shotgun sequence genome encodes:
- the LOC123948994 gene encoding olfactory receptor 2D2-like, whose translation MRQSNQTQVTEFLLLGLSDDPHTQKLLFIVFLGVYLVTVLANLLLMCLVQVDSRLHTPMYFFLCNLSLADLCFSTNIIPQALVHLLSRKKVISFTRCAAQLILFLIFGCTQCAFLAVMSYDRYVAICNPLHYPSIMTWRVCVQLAAGSWTSGILVSVVDTTFVLRLPYRGSNSIAHFFCEAPALLILASTDTRTSEMAIFLMGVVILLIPVSLILVSYSHIIVTMVRMKSAVRRLKAFSTCGSHLLVVVLFYGSAIVTYMTPKTFTFKEQEKLVSVFYAMVTPMLNPLIYSLRNKDVKGALKKVATRKFLMQA comes from the coding sequence atGAGACAATCAAATCAGACACAGGTGACAGAATTCCTCCTTCTGGGACTCTCTGATGACCCCCACACCCAGAAGCTGCTATTCATTGTATTCCTGGGGGTCTACCTTGTCACCGTGCTTGCAAATCTGCTTCTCATGTGCCTTGTGCAGGTTGACTCCCGGcttcacacacccatgtattttttcctctgcAACTTATCTCTGGCTGACCTCTGTTTTTCTACCAACATCATTCCTCAGGCCCTAGTCCACCTGCTATCCAGGAAGAAGGTCATTTCATTCACACGTTGTGCAGCTCAGCTTATACTCTTCCTCATTTTTGGATGCACACAGTGTGCCTTTCTGGCAGTGATGTCCTATGATCggtatgtggccatctgcaacccTCTGCATTACCCTAGCATCATGACGTGGAGGGTGTGTGTCCAACTGGCTGCAGGATCATGGACCAGCGGCATTCTGGTATCTGTTGTGGATACTACTTTTGTACTAAGGCTACCCTACCGAGGCAGCAATAGTATTGCTCATTTCTTCTGTGAGGCCCCTGCACTGTTGATCCTGGCATCCACAGACACCCGCACTTCAGAGATGGCCATTTTCCTCATGGGTGTCGTGATTCTCCTCATACCTGTTTCCCTAATTCTGGTGTCCTATAGCCACATCATAGTGACTATGGTGAGGATGAAGTCAGCTGTGAGGAGGCTCAAGGCATTCTCTACCTGTGGCTCCCACCTCCTGGTGGTTGTCCTTTTTTATGGATCAGCAATTGTCACTTACATGACACCAAAGACTTTCACTttcaaagaacaggaaaaactgGTGTCTGTGTTCTATGCAATGGTAACACCCATGCTTAATCCCCTCATCTATAGCCTGAGGAACAAGGATGTGAAGGGAGCTCTGAAGAAAGTAGCAACAAGGAAATTTCTCATGCAGGCTTGA
- the LOC123948992 gene encoding olfactory receptor 10A4: MTWENWTIVSEFILVSFSSLSSELQALLFLLFLTIYLVTLMGNVLIILVTTADSALQNPMYFFLRNLSFLEIGFNLVIVPKMLGTLIIQDTTISFLGCATQMYFFFFFGAAECCLLATMAYDRYVAICDPLHYPIIMSRRACAQLAAASWFSGFPVATVQTTWIFSFPFCGPNRVNHFFCDSPPVIALVCADTSLFEVEALTATVLFILFPFLLILGSYVRILSTIFRMPSAEGKRKAFSTCSSHLLVVSLFYSTAILTYFRPRSSTSPEGKKLLSLSYTVVTPMLNPIIYSLRNSEVKAALKRVIHRTLGPQKL, from the coding sequence ATGacgtgggaaaactggacaattgTCAGTGAGTTTATTCTTGTGAGCTTTTCAAGCTTATCTTCTGAGCTACAAGCTCtactgtttctcctttttttaactatttacctGGTTACCCTAATGGGCAATGTTCTCATCATCCTAGTCACTACAGCTGACTCTGCTCTACAAAatcccatgtacttcttcctcaggAACTTGTCCTTCTTGGAGATAGGCTTCAACTTGGTTATTGTGCCCAAGATGCTGGGAACTCTGATCATCCAAGACACAACCATCTCCTTCCTTGGTTGTGCCACTCAgatgtatttcttcttcttctttggggcTGCTGAGTGCTGCCTCCTGGCCACAATGGCATATGACCGCTATGTAGCCATCTGTGACCCTTTGCACTACCCAATCATTATGAGCCGCAGGGCCTGTGCCCAGCTAGCAGCTGCCTCCTGGTTCTCAGGTTTTCCAGTGGCCACCGTACAAACCACATGGATTTTCAGCTTCCCTTTTTGTGGCCCCAACAGAGTGAACCACTTTTTCTGTGACAGTCCCCCTGTCATTGCACTGGTGTGTGCTGATACCTCCCTGTTTGAAGTGGAGGCATTGACAGCGACTGTCTTAttcattctcttccctttcttgctAATCCTGGGGTCCTATGTCCGAATCCTCTCCACTATCTTCAGGATGCCATCAGCTGAGGGGAAACGGAAggccttctccacctgctcctcccacctcctGGTTGTCTCCCTCTTCTACAGCACTGCCATCCTCACATACTTCCGACCACGATCCAGCACCTCTCCTGAGGGCAAGAAACTGCTATCACTGTCCTACACAGTGGTGACTCCAATGTTGAACCCCATCATCTACAGCTTAAGGAATAGTGAAGTGAAGGCTGCACTGAAGCGAGTCATCCACAGGACCCTGGGCCCTCAGAAACTATGA